The sequence below is a genomic window from Beijerinckia indica subsp. indica ATCC 9039.
TGGGCGGCGCGTCTCTTCACCCCCAGGAGATCGAGCGTGACCATGACGTTTTCCGTGGCCGTGAGCACGGGAAACAAATTATAAGCTTGAAAAACAAAGCCGAAATGTTGCAACCGCAGCGAGGCAAGTTGCTCCTCGTTGAGCGATTGTGTCGTTTTCCCACGCAGATCGATGATCCCTGCGGTCGGCTTGAGAAGGCAGCCGAGGATATTGAGCAGCGTGGTCTTGCCACTGCCGGATGGACCCACGAGCATTAACACCTCGTTGGTATAAATCTTGAGATCGATCTCTCGCAGCACCGTGAAACGTGTGGTGCTGGAGCCGAATGTATGCGTGATGTTGGAGGCAATGACGACCGGCTGTTTCATCGAAACACCTTCACGGGGTCTATGGCTGTGACCTTGTTCAGGGATACCAATGATGCGCTGATGCACATCAAGATGGTGATAACCCCGATCCCCGAGGCGAGCCATAAAGGCACTTGCGGAGGGGAGCTGCTGTTGCGAGAGAGATAGGCGAGCAGCAGGACAACGCTAATGCCGGTCAGCCCCCCCAGAACCCCGCCAATGACGGCTTGCTTGATCACGATTTTATACAAATAGGATCGTGGGCCGCCCATGGCCCGGACAACGGCATATTCTGGCAGCCGGTCCAGAGTGCTCGCATAGAGCGTCTGTGCAACGATAACGACACCCACCAGGAGCGCCAGCAAGGATGAACTG
It includes:
- a CDS encoding ABC transporter ATP-binding protein translates to MKQPVVIASNITHTFGSSTTRFTVLREIDLKIYTNEVLMLVGPSGSGKTTLLNILGCLLKPTAGIIDLRGKTTQSLNEEQLASLRLQHFGFVFQAYNLFPVLTATENVMVTLDLLGVKRRAAQERAHELLKLVGLGHRLDSYPAQLSSGQKQRVAIARALASDPPILMADEPTAALDAETGLKAMELFCMLAHHQHRAVVIVTHDPRIFPFADRVVHLEDGRIVERSSILPDSQSLTMGHSS